The genomic DNA CCTACGCCGTTTGTTTGATTGCAGGCATAGCAATCTTGTTAACCTTATAGATCTATTGATCGTTAAGCTTTTTGCGCTGCAACTTGGCTAAGCGCACGGGCTAAACCAGCAGTGATCTGATTTAAGCTGCCAGCCAACCCATAAAGCGGGCTTTTTAGTGCACCCATAAACATTGCGAGGAGCACCTCTCTTGACGGTATAGTAGCCAGACTTTGAACCTGCTCCATGTTGACTATCTTGCCCTCAACAACACCGCCTTTTAGTTCCAGCAATTTTGCGGTTCTCGCAAAATCCGATAACGTCTTCGCCGGTGCAACCGGATCATCGTAACTGATAGCCATTGCCGTCGGGCCGACTAAATACGCGTCGAGGTCGCTTAGATCAAGCTCGCGCACAGCGATACGAGCAAGTGTATTTTTAAATACCTTATACTCAATGCCCTGTGCGCGCAGTTTGTTTCTAAGGTCGCTAATCTGCTGGAAATTAAGACCGCGGTAATCGGTTAAGATTACGCTTGTGGCTTTCTCGATTTTTTCTTTAATTTCTTGAACGCTAGCTTCCTTTTCTGGACGGGCCATATCTTACCTCCTTCCCCGACGACCAATGCATGGTCAAAAGAATTAATGTAATAACTCCGTACTCTTTGCTTTTTACTTACGGCTAACTAAGAGCGAGGCAATAAAAATGCCTCCTACCTTAAACAGTAGGAGGCATGGTTTCTCGATCTCTCGATTATTG from Candidatus Aquicultor sp. includes the following:
- the rplJ gene encoding 50S ribosomal protein L10, with the translated sequence MARPEKEASVQEIKEKIEKATSVILTDYRGLNFQQISDLRNKLRAQGIEYKVFKNTLARIAVRELDLSDLDAYLVGPTAMAISYDDPVAPAKTLSDFARTAKLLELKGGVVEGKIVNMEQVQSLATIPSREVLLAMFMGALKSPLYGLAGSLNQITAGLARALSQVAAQKA